Within Telopea speciosissima isolate NSW1024214 ecotype Mountain lineage chromosome 8, Tspe_v1, whole genome shotgun sequence, the genomic segment GGGAAGTGATGCAGAATTCCAacaggaagaggagaagaagagcgTTTTGATTTGGGTTTCATTGGTTTTTCTGGGTCAAACTGAACCTGCGGCTCAAGAGTGGTTCAAGTTAGATTTAATTTCAAGTTTTCTAATGGGCTAagtctataagcccaaatatgagGGATTTAAGGCATATGCTAAATTAAGAGTTAATTTCTTCTCACTTTTAAGAGTTTCATTTTTTCTGTTGGTTCTCAAAGTTATAACTAAGAGAAGGGGGTCTAAGCCCTCCCCATGATTTGACATGCACTCAGCCTTATGCTTGCATAATTATGTGAGACACagaggctacgtttggtaacaTTCCACGGAAcgtgtttttccatttttgcgTTCACCTAGAACGGAAAACAGGTGCATTCCGTTTGGCACGTTGGTTCGTTTTTTTGGTCTTAAAAAACGAACCGGCGCTTAGATGAGTGCTGAGAACAGCTTTTGCAAAACAAGTCTGACCTGTTTTGTTGTTCCGTGGAACAACTACAGGGCACAATAATATCGAGGGAAGTGAggaaaaattgcaaaaatcccGACGCACAACCCTCTCGCCTTTGAAGTGACCATCTTCCCGCTGCAGCAACCAGCAACTGGAGAGATCTTCACCTGGAGCTACCTCACCTTCTCGCTGGAGCAACCTGCAAGTACCTAGAGAGACCTTCGCCTGGAATCTCCATCCAAGGTAAGCATCTCTCTCATGCTCTCCTCTCTCTCGGtaccctttctttctctcactctcgctCTCTGTGCGaatctatgaactagggtttcaaaatgtGAGAGACAGATCTTCTCCTGATGTTTGTTATCGTTGCCTGTAGAGATCATAGCCTGATTTGTatgttagggtttcaaaatgtGAAGTTTGACATGTCGATTTCTGGAACGATAACTTCACATTTCTATGTAGCAAAAATCAGGCAACGATAActtcaaattttgattgtgatCGACATTTTGCCTGAATAGGGTTTCATATGAAATGTCGATTTCTATGTGAAGATATATGTTAGTTAtcgaaaaatcatgaaaaatcaGGCGAAGATATATGTCGATTTCTGGAACGATAACTTCACTCCATATATATGTGAAGTTAGCCTGATTATTAATCATTCCATATATAATAACGGTGATTCAAGTTCGATTCCATATACATTTCCGCCTCTGTTTATCggtatgttttgttttttctgggTTATCAAATTTGCAGGGTGATAAATATACTGATTTGTTTAAGTTTTATGATATTGCAGGGTGATAAATATACTGAAGGAAATGGCATTACTGTAATTTCTAGCAAATTTGTAAgaacagattttaccaaacGCCATAGTTGTTCACTTGTTCCAGAACTGTTCTGGAACAGATTTGCCAAACGGTCAATTACATACAAAGAACACTGTTCCATACCAAGAACAACAGAAAACGTTTTTGGGCAAAAACACCCGTTCTTGACgaagaacgttaccaaacgtagccaGAGCTTCTGTGGGATGCCAAGTTGGACTGGTGGGATGCTATTCAGCCTTATGCTCGCATAtccttttgttcttctttatttatcttttttttctttccaacaacTGAGTTCAGTTCTCTGAACATTCTCTACCCTGTGGCTGGTAAGTTTTGCACATCCTCCTCTCAGTTTTGTTGTGCGTGATTTAATATCCTGTTAATTGGGTTGTTGCATGTTAACCTACACTTTTCTGTTCTGTTTTCCATCACTAGGTCAAGTCTGTTTTCAGATCTGTTCCAAGCCAGAATAACACCATTGATTTCAGGCTTCTAACTGTCTTCCTGCTTCAGTTCCAGTTTCTGAAGCTGATTCGACCCTCTCATTTCTGGTCCTGATCTGTTGCTAGTTTAGTTCTATTTCTCTGTTCTTCagaagtttctaattctgagttCAATTAGTTACTATTTCTGTCTTATTTCTAATCTCATTCTAATTAGTGTTTCTGAATCTCGTTCCAACTTTTTGTAGTTTCTAAAATCTGGTTTCAATTTTGACTTGCTATTTTCTGAGTAAATCAAAGTTACTATTTTGGGAAGTTACTAAATTCTGGTTTCTATCTTTGGGTTCTTAATCTCTGCGAATCTGGAGTTTCCTTTGGTTTTCCAATCCCTCATTCCTTAAGTGACCGAGAATTCAATTAGGAAGGGAACACAAGATCTATTCAGAGGAAAGCGGCCAATTCCCATTTCTAATAAGGGAAGGAAAGATGTTAAGAGCCAACCTGGGTGGGATAATTCAAGCAGCTGCAGCCTCGAGCAACTCCCTCTCTGCATGCTCCTTGATCCTCCTCTCCAGCTCTGGTCTGAAATGCCTGATGAGGCCCTGGACTGGCCAAGCAGCAGCATCTCCCAGGGCACAAATTGTGTGCCCCTCAATTTGTTTTGTGACTTCCTGAAGCATGTCTATTTCCTCCAGTTTTGCATTCCCAACCTTCAACCTCTCCATGACCATCCACAGCCATCCAGTTCCTTCTCTGCATGGTGTGCACTGCCCACAGCTTTCATGCTTGTAGAAGTAAGACAGCCTAGCAATGGCATCCACAATGTCAGTTGACTTGTCCATCACAATCACGGCTGCCGTACCCAAACCTGTCTGAACAGCCTTGAGTGCATCATAATCCATCAAGACGTCATCACATATGTGCTTGGGAATCAGTGGAACAGATGAACCCCCAGGTATTATTGCAAGCAAATTGTCCCATCCACCCCTAACTCCACCACAATGCCTCTCAATCAGCTCCTTCAAAGGAATACTCATTTCCTCTTCTACTGTGCAGGGTTTGTTCACGTGACCTGAAACACAATATAACTTTGTACCTGCATTGTTTTTCCGACCAAAACTAGCAAACCACTCAGGTCCCCGCCTAAGAATGGTAGGGGAAACAGCCACAGTTTCAACATTTGTAACAGTTGTTGGGCAGCCATATAACCCCGCATTAGCTGGGAAAGGAGGCTTTAGCCTGGGCTTCCCTTGTTTCCCTTCAAGGCTCTCTAAGAGTGCTGTCTCTTCACCACAAATGTATGCACCAGCTCCATAGTGGATATGAACGTCAAAATCATAACCAGACCCACATGCATTCTTTCCCAAAAGTCCAGCTTGATAAGCCTCTTTCCTGGCCTTCTCAAGGTTTAAACGCTCGTTTACATACTCTCCCCTTATGTAGATGTAAGCAGCAGAGGCTCGCATGCCTACCCCAGCAATTAAGCAACCCTCTAGTAGCTTGTGTGGGTCATGACGCATTATCTCCCTATCCTTGCAAGTCCCAGGTTCACTCTCATCAGCATTAACAACAAGATAAGAAGGGCGGCCATCAGAGACCTTTGGCATAAAGGACCACTTGAGACCAGATGGAAAACCAGCTCCACCACGGCCACGAAGACCAGATTTCTTCATTTCGTTGACAATCCAGTCAGTACCCTTAAGTACAATGTCTTTGGTCCTATACCAATCTCCCCGCTTCATGGCACCTTTGAGGAAAGGGTCATGCAATCCATAGAGGTTGGTGAAGATGCGGTCCTCATCCTTCAGGCCACCAAAATGGGTTTTCTCAggaggtgggggtggtggtggaggttgTGGAGTACTCGAGGTAGTTGCACCCTGAGTGCTGAATGATCTGCAAACTGAGTCCCACTTCTCACTGTACCGACATACTTTCGCTgtccttgagagagagagaatgttctTGATGGGTGCCTGCCAACAAGAAAAACATTTAGGCTATGTTTAgatatcaagaaaagaaaagaaaaacataatgacacaaaaatcatgatgatgcaatgattaatttatgtgtctatctctctcctcaaattcatgtttttttttaatttttttcatttcttttcttgacatccaaacatagccttattGACTATGTTTTCAATCTGCAAGACTCATTTTTACACACTTATTGACTATGTTTTAATGAGCTGGATCATTCATTTGGCAATAAATACTCAACCAACATAAAAGTGTTAAGAAAAACAGGCTGGGAATATCATACACTTGTGCCAGGTAAGATCTCTAGAAACAGTAAAAGCGAAGCTATTGCTGTAAAGTGTTTAGCCTAATGACTCAAAAAGAAAGTGAGCATGGCAGCTATTGACTACATAGCTACTAGAACGGAACTCAATACAGATTTACAATCCTATGAATTGACATGAAGTCCCTCTGATGCATATCCGACCAGTGAAAGGGCTCCAAATACCATCTTGGGGGATTCTGATTTAGTTTTCAAACTTACATAAATGGTCATGGCGTCTGATGTAGAACACAGAAGCTTGTGCAGATGCATCATACGTTTGAGAACTTGAGACAAAGTGCCCAAGAACGGAAGCTACACTGAGCCGAATTTTCATTGGAAACTTTTTCCACCCTTCATTTTTAAGATGTTCAACTCAAAATTCTGCTTTAACAACTACCTAACCGATCCAGATCTCCATCCATTGAATAATAGTGGGAGAAATTTTTTATCAAAGAAGGAAACGAATAAGAATCAAACAACAGAACCCATAGCACCGCccaaatagatcttcaaaagtGAAATCCATTCTTACATATTCACGcactaaaatttcattttttttaggggggggagggggagagtgtttgattgtttcaataTTGGCAGAGAAATTTATCAGGAATTAATCTCCTAGTGCATGATCAACAGTAAGGCAAGGGATAACCTAGGGCAACGGAAATTCTGAAACATTAAATTGTGAAAATTTGGAAAGGCAGATACCATACCATGAATCGTCAATGAAAAGCTTCTCTCCTTTGATCTGAAGAATCGAGCCTTCTAAGCTGCTCTAATGGCGTCTTCACGGATCCACATTAGATAAAAGCACCGGTTTCCCGAGAGCGTGAAGGCCCCCACAGTCGCGGATACCAAATTGAGAGAGGGAGTGAGAGAGCCGAGAGAATTATaattctttctcattttttctttttattttattttattgagcCAATGAGAACGAGCACAAtggcatcaatatggatgagattttttatttaaaagggACTGGTCATTCATTCCTGTATCTAAGCGTGGAAGCCACGCGATCAAGGTTccgttcttttttatttggtgtaCATAGGGCCACGTGTAGAGCTCATACACATAATACGTGGGTGCATATTATGATTCCAAGTCATCGGTCAGAGCTTTAAAAAAGTCAGTTGGACAATAACTTCCCTTTTAGTAGGGGTGTCCATTgtggaaaaaaatcctcttcaGTGCCCTAATCTGATTGTGCTGGAGTGCGGGCCTGAGAACTTAACATGTGGCAGATGCGACATTCAACAATGcagagctcgagaagaaagaaaagacaaaaggaaaaagaaaaatttgcTTTGCATCGAGATCGTactgttggatgaagcttcttccacgtgtcgagctctcagatGCCCGCACTGTAGTGCactgcaaaggattttaatccgTCAATTGATCAGTTTGTTCGACTCATAGTTTGGAATCGGTATAGGATCGATCGGATCAGCTGATTCGTATCGATATTGGTGGAGATTGATTCCAATTCCTGGCCGATCCCGTATCAATGGATCGGTACGAACAagggaaaaaattaaaatttttgaagaaaacatgACTGACCTAGACCGATCCAAACTGATCTGGAAAAACCATGGTTCGACTTGGATTTTCTATTACTTTTCCATAACAGGTTTTATCAGTCCATTATCTTTTTAGTCCGATTCAATTTGGGGTTtccatataaaagaaaaaggaatactGCCTGGTTGTATTGAGCCTACACCCAAACATAATAGTGCACAAAATTACCACCCCACCCCTTAtggaataaaaaatctcatccatattgatgtcCCCTGCatacactctcattggcccttgtgttggtgcaagggccatgcgaccaagcaattctcttgcccataacaaaaaaaaaaaactgtttttcttaaatcaatttttagggatttttcctattttttcgGATTcgttttggtttcgatttcaatTTGGATGTCCAGACAATTTTGGTTTCTATccgttttaaaccaaaaaaaaaaaatcaaaccattaaCAATTTGATTCGGTTAAGACAGTTTGATCCATTCATGctggattattattattaatttttttgtttggtaagaaGAGAATTTACTAATGATAGGCATGTGTACGACCAGTAGCCTACTAGCCTCATACAAACAAAGGTCATGAAACCACGGAATAGTAAGCGGCCAATCAATCATACACATGATAGACAGGCCCTTATGCGCCAAGGCATCTACATCACAATTCATAGCCTGTGAATACGGAAAAATGAAATAGAAGCAGAAGAAGTAAGAGTTGTTTTATATCCTCAATATTCGCGGCTGCTTCAAGAGGAGAACTCTCAATAATGTAGGAGAGGAGTTCCTTTCTATCAGTCtcaacttgaagatgaagataagCAGCATCTAATGCCTAGGATAGAGCAAAACAAACAGCTAAGGCCTCTCCTTGAATAATCGACCCAATAGAATGGGGAACTGAAAAAGCTTTCACTTGCTGCTCCCTGTAGTCTCTAAACATAACACCCAAACATTCAGGCTGgaatttgacacccctacctttaACCCATTCCTCATATTGGATAAGCTATCCCACTTACATCAGCATGAAGCAAAGAGATGTCCAAACCTTCACTTTGTGGCTCTTATGGTGGACTTGGCTCCTCTCCAATCACTTGAAGTATTGGTAAAACACAACAGAGGGAGAGCTGTAGAGGTCCAATGAGTTCCACACCTCTGAACTGTGTTTCACCAGTACTTTCAAGTAACTGAAGAGGATCCATACCCTTATATGGCATCTCCTCTTTGCTTCATGAAGGTGAGAGATTGTTGTTCTGTAAATTACAGAATCTTAATTAAGCCATAGAACCAAGGTTGTTTAACAATAGCTGCCACACCAGCTGAGCAAAGAGCCGTTGGATAAAGATATGATGCAGAGATGCCATTCCATTGATGAATAACACATGCATGAGATCATAATTCACCATGAAAACCACAAAGTTCTTGGGAGCCATCTTATATTTCCTCTTCCACTATATGTTACAGTTACAACTAGCAAACTTTAATGACTACATGCAGACATTGACCATGTCACATTCACTTTCCCTTTTCATGGTAGGGGTTCTGTAGATGAGGCTAAGTCTTTTAGGTGTGTGCCAAACTCATATGTGGTTGGTTGTCATGAAGCGTCTCATTTTTGTTCTCCATCTGTTGTTGCTTGAACCTGAGCAGCATACTGTAAGTTCCAAAGGACATCTTCAAATGATGGCCGAGAGGATTCAGGAGAAATGCATTTGTTGGTTATGGAGATAACAATCGACAATGATTCTTGGGAGCATGTAGTAAGTACAATAGGGTCCACAATTCGTCTTCGACCATCTTGGCTGCCAAATGATGCCTGCAAAATCAAAGGCCACAGAGCTCAGGATCAAAATGAAATggagagagaatctcttaatccaccATGATGTGATCCTATGATTGGACTCTTGGGCAGGTGGGTTTTATCATTAACGCCAGTCCAATCCGAAGGTCAGATGTCGAGGCTTAAGATGTTCTCTCTTCACTGTGGatgaagggaaactcggtcctaatGAAATTACTCGCACTGAGGTCTTTGGTATAGCTGTCAGGTTCTTTGTTTTATACTTGTCAGGTTACTTCGTAAAAATTTGGAAGAACTATGAGAATCAAAGCAAATATCTGATATATCATTCTATTCTATAGCATTGCTGCAGCACTATTTCTTTCTCCATCCACAAAACGTCTAATGGAAAGAAAACTATCTAGTTGTTGGATCTGCCAATTTTCCAAAAGTGGCGTCATAGTTGTACAAATACATCTCAACAGTCTGCATGTAAAAGCTTATGTGTTTTGACTGGAAGACAGTACTGCTTATAAAATTTAAAGTAATGAATGAATAGAGAGGTGATGCTTGTAGATGAGACTCATCAAATGGTGACTCCATATCAGAATTTAATTTCAAGCATACCATTTCATTCAGCAGGAATGCTTCGCCTCTTCCAGATACCGAAGGTCCAACAAGTGCTTCAAGTAATATGAAACCAAAGCAATAGACATCATCATGTGATTTTGTAATCTGCCTGCAAAGACGAACATCTTAAAGTCTAATAACATCAATTAAATGCACTTGACATGCAGCATGGTCACAAACTTTTAGAACGGAAAACAAGAAATCTATCCACCATCACACAATCTATCTACCATGCACGCACAGATGGATGATTATAAAAGAGCAAAGCGTGATCTTTTCTGGATAAAGAAAGAACAGAATAGAAAGGGATAATAATTTCATCAGGTCAGCTAATGGGACACAAAACTCCCCACCATGCAATATATACACTCCTAGAATCCAAAAATGTTTAGCAGACTCTGGCTCAGTGATCCAAAAGAAATTGGATTCAGAAATTCAtagaaaaaattatttaaacCGTGTCATATCTTGTAAATTGCATCATTCATaaattctaaaaggaaaaaaaaaaaatgggacctAAGATAAGAAGATTATGTTGATTCATTCATAGATTGAATTGATACGCCATTGAATCCTTTGCCCAGATGTAATGTAAatactgggggggggggggtaggtgTGTGCTTCTATTTGCCTTAATAGTTCATATATCAGATATGACATGAATATATAGCTTCAACTAATTTTTAATTGCTTATACATATG encodes:
- the LOC122670720 gene encoding NADH dehydrogenase [ubiquinone] flavoprotein 1, mitochondrial — its product is MAPIKNILSLSRTAKVCRYSEKWDSVCRSFSTQGATTSSTPQPPPPPPPPEKTHFGGLKDEDRIFTNLYGLHDPFLKGAMKRGDWYRTKDIVLKGTDWIVNEMKKSGLRGRGGAGFPSGLKWSFMPKVSDGRPSYLVVNADESEPGTCKDREIMRHDPHKLLEGCLIAGVGMRASAAYIYIRGEYVNERLNLEKARKEAYQAGLLGKNACGSGYDFDVHIHYGAGAYICGEETALLESLEGKQGKPRLKPPFPANAGLYGCPTTVTNVETVAVSPTILRRGPEWFASFGRKNNAGTKLYCVSGHVNKPCTVEEEMSIPLKELIERHCGGVRGGWDNLLAIIPGGSSVPLIPKHICDDVLMDYDALKAVQTGLGTAAVIVMDKSTDIVDAIARLSYFYKHESCGQCTPCREGTGWLWMVMERLKVGNAKLEEIDMLQEVTKQIEGHTICALGDAAAWPVQGLIRHFRPELERRIKEHAERELLEAAAA